A single genomic interval of Chitinophaga sp. 180180018-3 harbors:
- a CDS encoding response regulator: MILIVDDKPENILSIRKTLELYKFEVDTALSGEEALKKILKHSYTLIILDVQMPSMDGFEVAEALSGYSKAKDIPIIFLSAVNKDKHFIVRGYDSGGIDYITKPVDPEILLMKVKTFSRLYQQSQELKQMHQSLREEVEFRKLAQEALIAHQQQVNETLEQKVRERTEELRQINKSLETSNHDLQQFASVASHDLKEPLRKIQLFGAILRDRFLQMDPSALAYMDRIVGSSERMARLINDLLNYSRLSVASTYEETDFNLIIQDILADLELMISERAAKVEIEKMPLVEAVPGQMRQVFQNIISNALKFSRKDTPPHINISAEVVTDLNPDSAAFAGGQYCRIVIRDNGIGFNEKYLSKIFTIFQRLHAHELYEGTGIGLAIAKKVIDKHGGLITARSREGAGAAFVIVLPLKQTLAVQQP; this comes from the coding sequence ATGATATTAATTGTAGATGATAAACCAGAGAATATCCTGTCGATACGAAAAACGCTGGAGCTGTACAAGTTCGAGGTCGACACTGCATTATCGGGTGAAGAGGCGCTGAAAAAGATTCTCAAACACAGTTATACCCTCATCATTCTGGATGTACAGATGCCCAGTATGGATGGCTTTGAAGTGGCTGAAGCACTGTCGGGTTACAGCAAAGCAAAGGATATCCCTATCATCTTTCTTTCAGCAGTTAATAAAGACAAACATTTCATTGTTCGTGGATATGATTCTGGTGGGATCGATTATATCACGAAACCGGTAGACCCTGAGATCCTTCTAATGAAAGTAAAAACCTTTTCCCGCCTGTATCAGCAATCACAGGAGCTGAAGCAGATGCACCAGTCATTGCGGGAAGAAGTTGAATTCAGGAAGCTGGCGCAGGAAGCGCTGATTGCACATCAGCAGCAGGTAAATGAGACGCTGGAACAAAAGGTGAGAGAGAGAACGGAAGAGTTGCGTCAGATCAATAAATCGCTGGAGACCAGCAACCACGATCTGCAGCAGTTTGCGTCTGTTGCATCGCATGATCTGAAAGAGCCCCTGAGGAAAATACAGTTGTTTGGCGCTATATTGAGAGATCGCTTTTTGCAGATGGATCCCAGCGCCCTTGCGTATATGGACCGTATCGTTGGTTCTTCTGAACGGATGGCCAGGCTGATCAATGATTTGTTGAATTATTCCCGCCTGTCTGTAGCGAGCACATATGAAGAAACAGACTTCAACCTGATCATACAGGATATACTGGCGGATCTGGAGCTGATGATTTCAGAGCGGGCGGCAAAGGTAGAGATAGAGAAAATGCCGCTGGTAGAAGCAGTTCCGGGGCAGATGAGACAGGTGTTTCAGAATATTATCAGCAATGCATTGAAATTCTCCCGGAAAGACACGCCACCGCATATCAACATTTCTGCTGAGGTAGTAACAGACCTGAACCCCGACAGTGCAGCATTTGCCGGCGGCCAGTATTGCCGCATCGTGATCCGCGACAATGGAATTGGGTTTAATGAAAAATATCTCTCTAAAATATTTACCATATTCCAACGTCTGCATGCCCATGAATTGTATGAAGGTACAGGTATCGGGCTGGCGATTGCGAAGAAGGTGATTGATAAACACGGTGGGCTTATAACTGCGAGGAGCAGGGAAGGGGCGGGAGCGGCTTTCGTTATTGTACTACCCCTTAAACAAACGCTGGCCGTTCAGCAGCCTTAA
- a CDS encoding chemotaxis protein CheB: MSTAPYLIVIGGSAGGLQPILTLLPGIRASLKAAIIIVLHRQSHYESVLTELLAAKSALPVREAAEKEPLLSGMIYVAPADYHLLIETDHTLSLDDSEKVNFSRPSIDVTFSSAALAYGGNMTAMLLSGANADGAEGLVDVHEAGGTTAVQDPATADVDFMPREAIRLAPVDIVLQPQEMATFINGLAGPGSQSPV, translated from the coding sequence ATGTCTACAGCACCATACCTGATAGTGATAGGAGGCTCGGCTGGCGGATTACAGCCGATACTGACGCTACTGCCAGGCATCCGTGCTTCCCTCAAAGCAGCTATTATCATTGTTTTGCACCGGCAAAGCCATTATGAATCGGTGCTGACGGAGCTGTTGGCCGCGAAGTCGGCCCTGCCAGTGAGAGAAGCGGCAGAAAAAGAGCCGTTGCTCAGTGGCATGATCTACGTGGCTCCTGCCGATTATCATCTGCTGATAGAAACAGACCACACACTTTCGCTGGATGATTCGGAGAAGGTGAACTTCAGCAGGCCGAGCATAGATGTAACTTTTTCATCGGCGGCTTTGGCTTATGGTGGTAATATGACAGCGATGCTTTTATCGGGCGCCAACGCCGACGGAGCCGAAGGCCTCGTGGATGTGCATGAAGCGGGTGGTACCACCGCCGTGCAGGATCCGGCTACTGCTGATGTGGATTTTATGCCCCGGGAAGCAATCCGGCTGGCACCGGTAGATATCGTCCTGCAACCACAGGAAATGGCTACATTTATTAACGGATTGGCAGGGCCGGGATCCCAATCCCCTGTTTAA
- a CDS encoding protein-glutamate O-methyltransferase CheR, translating to MSRNLISEQEVTLLLNDVLEKYGYDFTSYAPASINRRVNHLFHTDRFPSFAEYRYRIISDPAYALRFVEEITVNVTEMFRDPSFYRALRKEVLPVLATYPVIRIWHAGCSSGEEVYSFAILLQEAGLLQKAVIYATDINTGVLEKGRKGIFPLSQMQQYSRNYIDAGGREDFSSYYTANYEYAKFRGYLGEKIIFSPHNLVTDGSFNEFQLIICRNVLIYFNKKLQDRVLTLFSDSLEQLGFLALGSKETLHFTSVTNKFRQLENKEKIWRKIQL from the coding sequence GTGAGCAGAAACCTGATAAGCGAACAGGAAGTAACCCTGTTGTTAAATGATGTATTGGAAAAATATGGATACGATTTTACGTCGTATGCGCCGGCATCTATCAACCGGCGGGTGAATCATCTTTTCCATACCGACAGGTTCCCGAGTTTTGCGGAGTACCGTTACCGCATTATTTCTGATCCCGCCTATGCACTTCGCTTCGTGGAGGAAATTACTGTAAACGTTACGGAGATGTTCCGGGATCCATCCTTTTACAGGGCATTGCGGAAGGAGGTATTACCGGTGCTGGCTACTTACCCGGTGATACGTATCTGGCATGCAGGCTGCTCTTCCGGGGAAGAGGTATATTCTTTCGCAATTTTATTGCAGGAGGCGGGGTTGTTGCAAAAGGCGGTGATATATGCAACGGATATCAATACCGGCGTATTGGAGAAAGGAAGAAAAGGAATATTCCCGCTTTCGCAGATGCAGCAGTATTCCAGGAATTACATTGATGCGGGGGGCAGGGAAGATTTTTCTTCTTACTATACGGCCAATTACGAATACGCTAAATTCCGCGGATACCTGGGAGAGAAGATCATCTTTTCGCCACATAACCTGGTCACCGATGGCTCGTTCAATGAATTCCAGCTGATCATTTGCCGGAATGTGCTGATCTATTTTAATAAGAAACTGCAGGACAGGGTACTCACGTTATTCAGCGACAGCCTCGAGCAATTGGGATTTCTGGCGCTGGGGAGTAAGGAAACCCTGCATTTCACGAGCGTAACAAATAAGTTCAGACAACTGGAGAATAAAGAGAAGATCTGGAGAAAAATACAGTTATAA
- a CDS encoding response regulator: MEQKQVLIVDDDTRNIFALKALLHSRNIPCLSVGTGAEALQLLSASHGIGVVLMDIMMPDMDGYETIAALRAMSWNDHLPVIAVTARAMVGDREKCLEAGASNYISKPIDVDELLEQLQQYLSNGA, from the coding sequence ATGGAACAGAAACAGGTATTGATTGTTGATGATGATACGCGCAACATATTTGCATTGAAAGCATTATTGCATTCCCGGAATATCCCTTGTTTGTCGGTCGGCACCGGAGCAGAAGCATTGCAGCTGCTGTCGGCCTCACACGGGATTGGAGTGGTACTGATGGATATCATGATGCCCGACATGGACGGATATGAAACCATAGCAGCATTGCGGGCAATGTCCTGGAATGATCACCTGCCGGTAATCGCTGTAACGGCAAGGGCTATGGTAGGCGACCGGGAGAAATGCCTGGAAGCCGGAGCCAGTAATTATATTTCAAAACCGATTGATGTAGACGAGCTACTGGAGCAGCTACAGCAATATTTATCGAATGGAGCGTGA
- a CDS encoding response regulator, whose translation MKKFFLELPLPRKLMLIAVIPLVCLVFFGIAVFDKQSEDIRTIDGLAQKVAMATTIMKVADEIHMERRSSVNYVLQTGNLNDLLTQRAKTDLAIDAVKGSLLADNSRFFQYSMLNSLARKRKEIDNKNVPPQEVLDYYSGLILRLNDLARVNPPDMSVLKGLKQDMNAQYLLSEMSAYQGMIRMDIYYFMLKKEVWPEDFSRIENNADMYASLRTELLDVASPSVVNAFRQVEATNEFTITNDFIKSTVGSRRIDTLFNADSWWDNSALAVDHIKQLQRAIVDRVSKDARAISQQQNDIKTRYLVALVLIVALVVLIVAYTTRGISDSLELLRTAAINIARGVPGSAPAIRSKDAIGSLASSFEAIDHTNQELAEAADNIGKGNFNIDVKPRSSEDLLGNAVVQMAADLKTFRHSNEQKLWVQAGINRISETLLGEKDMYTLCKDALSDMVQYTNAQTGVLYIKQATELHLYASHALSPEHAAPVVVEIGSMLLGQSIFRKDPLYLKETPDHFLHIAGGTGAAQPGHILIIPLAHAGVAEGVLEIGSLFPFSESVIDFARQAGVNIAVALQSTRSRGRLQELLEETQAQAEELQTQHSELESLNVELEAQTQKLQVSEEELKVQQEELMQSNAELEERSRLLEEKNQIIVERNLDIQKKAEELTITTRYKSEFLANMSHELRTPLNSILLLSRLLSENHDHNLSNDQIEYAQVINSSGKGLLTLIDEILDLSKIESGKMELEYDNVAVAAICSNMQALFEPIAKEKGLQLGLQVAAGVPEIIETDQTRLEQILKNLLSNALKFTARGVVRMEVAAGDTPGTISFAVKDTGIGIPEDKLQVIFEAFQQADGSTRRKYGGTGLGLSISRELAKLLGGRITVSSKGNEGSEFTVTVPVIRKQDTPEAAVQEPVSPQTTEVPKAAEKRVFLSSVIPDGVVDDRGLIRKGDPVVLIVEDDTYFARALLEFTHTRGYKGIVAVRGDEAAELARIYKPIGILLDIELPVKDGWQVMEELKNDPLTRPIPVHIMSSMEVKKESLMKGAIDFISKPVDPESMQLIFEKMEFVLQRSTKKVLILEENARHAKALSYFLGNYGVNSEISSNVTDGVSLLQQKDVDCVILDMGIPDQQAYEALETVKEVKGLENLPIIIFTGKSLSNAEEQRIRQYADSIVVKTAHSYQRMLDEVSLFLHLVSERAPAVQGANGKMGMLNEVLKDKTVLVADDDVRNIFSLTKALEKHQMKVLSAIDGKEALEQLSGHRVDIVLMDMMMPEMDGYDAIAAIRKQPELRNLPVIAVTAKAMMGDREKCLQAGASDYISKPVDVDQLMSLLRVWLYDKSMK comes from the coding sequence ATGAAGAAATTCTTTTTGGAGCTTCCGCTGCCTCGGAAGTTGATGTTAATAGCGGTGATACCGTTGGTATGCCTGGTGTTCTTCGGCATTGCGGTATTCGATAAGCAGAGTGAGGACATACGGACCATTGACGGCTTAGCACAAAAAGTGGCAATGGCTACGACGATTATGAAAGTAGCAGATGAGATCCACATGGAACGCCGGAGTAGTGTGAATTATGTATTGCAGACAGGGAATCTGAACGATCTGTTGACCCAGCGGGCAAAAACGGATCTTGCTATTGATGCGGTGAAAGGCAGCCTGCTGGCCGATAATAGCCGTTTTTTTCAGTATTCTATGCTGAATAGTCTTGCCAGGAAAAGAAAGGAAATCGATAATAAGAATGTGCCGCCGCAGGAAGTGCTGGATTATTATTCCGGCCTCATTCTGCGGTTGAATGATCTGGCTCGTGTGAACCCTCCGGACATGAGTGTGTTGAAGGGGCTGAAGCAGGATATGAATGCGCAATACCTGCTTTCGGAGATGTCTGCCTATCAGGGCATGATCCGGATGGATATCTACTATTTTATGCTGAAGAAGGAAGTATGGCCGGAAGATTTTTCCCGTATAGAGAATAATGCCGATATGTATGCTTCCCTGCGCACAGAGTTGCTGGATGTGGCTTCTCCCTCAGTTGTCAATGCTTTCAGGCAGGTGGAAGCAACGAACGAATTTACCATCACCAACGATTTTATTAAAAGTACCGTTGGCTCACGACGCATCGATACGCTGTTCAATGCAGATTCCTGGTGGGATAACTCTGCGCTCGCAGTAGATCACATAAAACAGTTGCAGCGTGCTATCGTTGACCGTGTATCGAAGGATGCCCGGGCGATTTCTCAGCAGCAAAATGATATCAAGACCCGCTATCTGGTGGCATTGGTGCTGATTGTAGCATTGGTGGTGCTGATTGTAGCCTATACCACCAGAGGTATTTCAGATAGCCTGGAATTGCTGCGTACAGCTGCCATTAACATTGCGAGAGGCGTACCGGGTTCCGCCCCTGCCATCCGGAGTAAAGATGCTATAGGCAGCCTTGCCAGCTCTTTTGAAGCAATTGATCATACTAATCAGGAGTTGGCCGAAGCGGCCGACAATATCGGGAAAGGAAATTTTAATATTGATGTGAAACCCCGCAGCAGTGAAGATCTGCTGGGGAATGCCGTTGTACAGATGGCTGCTGATCTGAAAACGTTCCGCCATAGTAATGAGCAGAAGCTCTGGGTGCAGGCAGGCATCAATCGTATCAGTGAAACATTGCTGGGTGAAAAGGATATGTATACGCTCTGCAAAGATGCCTTATCCGATATGGTGCAATATACGAACGCGCAAACCGGTGTACTGTACATAAAACAGGCTACGGAGCTGCATCTGTATGCGTCGCATGCGCTTTCACCGGAACATGCCGCGCCGGTTGTTGTAGAAATTGGCAGTATGCTGCTCGGACAAAGTATATTCCGTAAGGATCCCTTATATCTGAAAGAAACACCTGATCATTTTTTACATATTGCCGGAGGAACAGGCGCTGCACAACCAGGTCATATATTGATTATTCCATTGGCCCATGCAGGCGTTGCGGAAGGTGTGCTGGAGATAGGATCATTGTTTCCCTTTTCTGAAAGCGTCATCGATTTTGCCCGTCAGGCGGGCGTTAATATTGCGGTGGCCCTGCAAAGTACCAGGAGCCGCGGACGTTTACAGGAATTACTGGAAGAAACCCAGGCCCAGGCAGAAGAGCTGCAAACACAGCATAGTGAGCTCGAAAGCCTGAACGTGGAGCTGGAGGCACAAACACAGAAGCTGCAGGTTTCTGAAGAAGAGCTGAAGGTACAGCAGGAAGAACTGATGCAGTCGAATGCCGAACTGGAAGAAAGAAGCAGGTTGCTGGAAGAGAAGAATCAGATCATTGTGGAACGGAACCTCGATATCCAGAAGAAGGCAGAAGAACTCACCATTACCACCCGCTATAAGTCGGAGTTCCTGGCTAACATGTCGCACGAACTGCGCACCCCGCTGAACTCTATCCTGCTCCTGTCCAGGCTGCTGTCTGAAAATCATGACCATAACCTCAGCAACGACCAGATTGAATATGCACAGGTGATCAACAGCTCAGGAAAAGGATTGCTGACCCTGATCGATGAAATTCTGGACCTTTCGAAGATAGAATCCGGCAAGATGGAGCTGGAGTATGATAACGTGGCGGTTGCGGCGATCTGCTCAAATATGCAGGCCCTGTTCGAGCCTATTGCGAAAGAGAAAGGCCTGCAGCTGGGATTGCAGGTTGCCGCCGGCGTGCCCGAGATTATTGAAACCGATCAGACACGGCTCGAACAGATATTGAAGAACCTCCTGTCTAACGCCCTCAAGTTTACGGCGCGTGGAGTAGTGCGGATGGAAGTGGCTGCTGGTGATACACCCGGTACAATCAGCTTTGCTGTTAAAGATACCGGTATCGGTATTCCGGAAGATAAGCTGCAGGTAATATTTGAAGCATTCCAGCAGGCCGATGGCTCTACCCGCAGAAAATACGGCGGTACAGGTCTGGGGCTTTCCATCAGCCGGGAACTGGCGAAGCTACTGGGAGGCCGGATCACGGTTAGCAGCAAAGGCAATGAAGGAAGTGAATTTACTGTAACGGTACCGGTTATACGAAAACAGGATACGCCGGAAGCTGCTGTACAGGAGCCGGTATCGCCTCAGACCACGGAAGTGCCGAAAGCAGCAGAGAAGCGGGTGTTCCTGTCGTCGGTGATACCCGATGGTGTGGTCGACGATCGTGGACTGATCCGCAAAGGGGATCCTGTGGTGCTGATCGTGGAAGATGATACTTATTTTGCCCGTGCATTGCTCGAGTTTACCCATACCCGGGGCTATAAAGGAATAGTAGCCGTACGTGGAGATGAAGCGGCGGAACTGGCGAGGATATACAAACCCATAGGCATACTGCTGGACATAGAACTGCCTGTGAAAGACGGCTGGCAGGTAATGGAGGAGCTGAAAAATGATCCGCTCACACGGCCTATTCCTGTGCATATCATGTCTTCCATGGAAGTAAAAAAAGAGAGCCTCATGAAGGGGGCGATCGATTTTATCAGTAAGCCGGTGGATCCGGAAAGTATGCAGCTGATCTTTGAGAAAATGGAGTTTGTGCTGCAACGTTCAACAAAGAAGGTGCTGATACTCGAGGAAAATGCCCGCCATGCAAAAGCACTGTCCTATTTCCTCGGCAACTACGGTGTAAATTCCGAGATCAGCAGTAACGTGACGGATGGGGTCTCTCTATTACAACAAAAAGATGTCGACTGTGTCATCCTCGATATGGGCATCCCTGATCAGCAGGCATATGAAGCGCTGGAAACCGTGAAGGAAGTGAAGGGGCTGGAAAATCTGCCCATCATCATCTTCACGGGAAAAAGTCTTTCAAATGCTGAAGAGCAGCGCATCCGGCAGTATGCGGATTCTATTGTGGTAAAAACAGCGCATTCCTATCAGCGTATGCTCGATGAGGTATCCTTGTTCCTGCACCTGGTATCTGAAAGGGCGCCGGCGGTACAGGGGGCCAATGGTAAAATGGGCATGCTGAATGAAGTGCTGAAAGATAAAACTGTGTTGGTGGCCGACGACGATGTGCGGAATATATTTTCCCTGACCAAAGCCCTGGAAAAACATCAGATGAAAGTACTGTCGGCTATTGATGGAAAAGAAGCACTGGAGCAGCTAAGCGGGCACAGGGTAGATATTGTACTGATGGATATGATGATGCCGGAAATGGATGGATACGATGCTATTGCAGCTATTCGAAAACAGCCGGAGCTGAGAAACCTGCCGGTGATTGCGGTGACAGCGAAAGCAATGATGGGCGACCGGGAGAAGTGTCTGCAGGCGGGGGCTTCCGATTATATCTCAAAACCGGTAGATGTGGATCAGTTGATGTCTTTATTACGGGTATGGCTATACGATAAATCCATGAAATAA